Proteins encoded by one window of Marispirochaeta aestuarii:
- a CDS encoding efflux RND transporter permease subunit, which yields MNLGSFSVRNHVLVNILMFALLVLSLLSLQRMPREQFSEVPFFWVTISVPYPGASPEDIERSVTIKIENVMQGLKSLKSVSSVSSEGLSRVRVEFEDGIDADEFARLFQETRTRFSSVELPEGTLEAQLDDFSAADFLPVIEVVLSGNVDYQLLSSSANELEDLLEGIPEVAEITSVGSRERRIHVDVLRASSESLGVSLGEIADTINGVNLSIPAGTASTANREYIVRTQGDTTDVTGISELAIHRDSSGLQRSIRVGDLAGVSEGFEESGIQARFNGRQAIILRVAKVSGGDSAELVSGVREVISRFSRYIPVGIQVDTFGDSTVQIRNSIDVLSSNALFGLFLLTLILFLFVGLRNALITGLGIPVSFAITLIVLELSGQTINTNTLFGLVLVLGLIVDHGIVIVENSYRLQQQGFTRLQAAMSGANQVVGPVLAATGTTVAAFLPLMLLPGTIGRFLRVIPFTVSVALIASTLEALVFLPAHYAEWPGGRKKKAGILAGPLEGLQRSFARMLAFLYKRKKRTLAGALLFLVVSFSLVPFIRQDLFSAEDFSLFYIDIEMPVGTPSEGTSDFVVRYENRILPLVGNGEITGLATSVGFRGSENANARQGNLAQIIVDLAEQREGRTRPISVIMGEIEALTADIAGAEEVAFRKAVNGPPVSPPVGYRLFGDDYGELRRVAARMRERLTQYPELFNIRDNIEAGTPEMRIVVNSHRAAEFGISSGYVGSYLRSALEGIPAGSYFIRNEEVPVIVRYASDEGVSDIGAIDEMKIPLPSGGQIPLSSLAVLEEAVPLASIKRLDGKREVNIEASAYDEQNIREINREIREYYDAELNPEYPGVELKVGGEFSDLDDLLLQILRIFLLGIFLMYMILGSQFSSYTQPFLILVTLPFAFAGIITFLAVSGTPFSTTVLYAAVALAGIAVNDSIVLISFINENRKEDVPVMQAVLDAAAARMRPILLTSVTTIAGLLPAALGIGGRSVVWAPMASTIIFGLLFSTLTALVVIPLIYGIFYDRPGRMDALRESAQRDAETER from the coding sequence GGTTACCATAAGCGTACCCTATCCGGGGGCCAGCCCTGAGGATATCGAACGATCTGTCACGATCAAAATTGAAAATGTGATGCAGGGGCTCAAAAGCCTTAAATCCGTCAGCTCCGTAAGCAGTGAAGGGCTTTCCCGGGTCCGGGTGGAGTTTGAGGACGGAATCGATGCGGATGAGTTTGCCCGCCTTTTCCAGGAGACCAGGACACGATTCTCATCAGTGGAGCTTCCCGAGGGGACCCTGGAAGCGCAGCTTGACGATTTTTCCGCGGCTGATTTTCTACCTGTTATCGAAGTTGTACTCTCGGGCAATGTGGATTACCAGCTTCTCAGCTCTTCCGCAAATGAGCTCGAGGATCTCCTGGAAGGAATCCCGGAGGTGGCGGAGATTACCTCTGTAGGGTCCCGGGAACGCCGCATCCACGTGGATGTACTGCGGGCGAGCAGCGAGTCCCTGGGAGTCTCTCTCGGGGAGATTGCCGATACCATAAACGGGGTGAATCTGTCGATTCCGGCGGGTACGGCGTCTACGGCCAACCGTGAGTATATCGTCAGAACCCAGGGGGATACCACGGACGTCACGGGAATTTCCGAGCTCGCGATCCACCGGGACTCCTCCGGATTGCAGAGAAGTATCCGGGTCGGTGATCTGGCCGGGGTTTCCGAAGGCTTCGAAGAATCGGGGATTCAGGCCCGCTTTAACGGACGCCAGGCGATAATCCTGAGGGTGGCCAAGGTAAGCGGGGGTGATTCCGCGGAGCTTGTTTCCGGGGTCAGAGAAGTGATCTCCCGCTTCAGCCGCTACATTCCCGTGGGAATACAGGTGGATACCTTCGGCGATTCCACGGTACAGATTCGCAACAGCATCGATGTATTAAGCAGTAATGCCCTCTTCGGCCTCTTTCTGCTGACGCTGATTCTCTTTCTTTTTGTGGGTCTCAGGAACGCCCTTATTACCGGCCTGGGAATACCTGTCTCCTTTGCCATTACCCTGATTGTACTGGAGCTCAGCGGGCAGACCATAAATACCAACACCTTGTTCGGTCTGGTTCTGGTCCTGGGGCTGATCGTGGACCATGGTATAGTCATAGTGGAAAACTCCTACCGGCTGCAGCAGCAGGGCTTTACGCGGCTGCAGGCGGCGATGAGCGGGGCCAACCAGGTCGTGGGGCCGGTGCTCGCGGCCACGGGAACGACCGTTGCCGCTTTTCTGCCCCTGATGCTGCTCCCCGGGACAATCGGCAGATTTTTGCGGGTTATACCCTTTACTGTTTCCGTGGCCCTTATCGCTTCCACCCTGGAGGCGCTGGTTTTTCTTCCCGCCCATTACGCAGAGTGGCCGGGAGGCAGGAAAAAGAAAGCCGGAATTCTTGCCGGGCCCCTGGAGGGGCTGCAGAGATCTTTTGCCCGGATGCTGGCCTTTCTGTACAAACGGAAAAAACGTACCCTCGCCGGGGCCCTTCTTTTTCTTGTCGTGTCCTTTTCTCTTGTCCCCTTTATCCGGCAGGACCTTTTCAGCGCCGAGGATTTTTCCCTCTTTTATATCGATATCGAAATGCCCGTCGGGACCCCCTCCGAGGGGACTTCCGATTTTGTTGTCCGGTACGAGAATCGGATTCTCCCCCTGGTTGGAAACGGTGAAATCACCGGCCTGGCCACATCCGTCGGTTTCCGGGGCAGCGAGAACGCGAATGCCAGGCAGGGCAACCTGGCCCAGATAATTGTGGACCTGGCGGAGCAGAGGGAAGGCAGGACCCGTCCTATCAGCGTCATCATGGGCGAAATCGAGGCCCTCACAGCCGACATCGCCGGCGCAGAGGAGGTGGCGTTTCGTAAGGCGGTTAACGGACCTCCTGTTTCGCCGCCGGTGGGGTATCGTCTGTTCGGAGATGACTACGGGGAATTGCGTCGGGTCGCCGCCCGTATGCGTGAACGGCTTACGCAGTATCCCGAGCTCTTTAATATCCGGGACAATATCGAGGCGGGAACCCCGGAGATGCGGATTGTCGTCAATTCCCATCGGGCCGCTGAATTCGGCATATCTTCAGGCTACGTGGGAAGCTACCTGCGTTCCGCCCTGGAGGGCATACCGGCGGGAAGTTACTTTATCCGCAACGAGGAGGTCCCGGTTATTGTACGGTATGCGTCGGATGAGGGTGTCAGCGATATAGGCGCCATCGACGAGATGAAGATCCCCCTTCCATCGGGCGGACAGATTCCCCTCTCTTCCCTGGCGGTCCTCGAGGAGGCGGTGCCTCTGGCTTCCATCAAGCGTCTTGACGGCAAGCGGGAGGTAAACATAGAGGCCTCCGCCTACGATGAACAGAACATCCGGGAGATCAACCGGGAGATTCGGGAGTATTATGATGCAGAACTCAATCCGGAATATCCCGGAGTTGAGCTGAAAGTAGGGGGGGAATTTTCTGATCTGGACGATCTTCTCCTCCAGATCCTGCGGATATTCCTGCTGGGCATTTTCCTGATGTACATGATTCTGGGTTCCCAGTTTTCTTCCTATACCCAGCCCTTCCTAATTCTTGTGACTCTTCCCTTTGCCTTCGCGGGGATCATTACCTTCCTGGCCGTTTCGGGAACCCCCTTCTCCACAACGGTTCTCTACGCTGCCGTCGCCCTGGCGGGGATTGCCGTTAATGACAGTATTGTGTTGATCAGCTTCATCAACGAGAACAGGAAAGAGGATGTTCCGGTGATGCAGGCTGTTCTCGATGCAGCGGCGGCGCGGATGAGGCCGATACTCCTGACATCGGTAACCACCATTGCGGGACTTCTTCCGGCGGCCCTGGGCATCGGAGGCAGGTCGGTGGTCTGGGCACCCATGGCCAGTACCATTATCTTCGGACTCCTCTTTTCCACCCTGACGGCCCTGGTGGTTATTCCGCTGATCTACGGAATCTTCTACGACCGTCCCGGCAGGATGGATGCCCTCAGGGAATCAGCTCAAAGAGACGCTGAGACAGAAAGGTAA